In Deferribacteraceae bacterium V6Fe1, one genomic interval encodes:
- a CDS encoding TolC family protein, translated as MKKILLMLLISSNIFALNIDEAVQNALQNNHILKFYESSVKSSKFDTESSKSLQMPSFFLDSSYTLLDEEKKLNVEIAPGLTSSMTQVKGNYFDATVGIKYNIYTGGAVSSNIKINRHKEESIKQNYFEFKNELIFQVKKQYTEILKLLAQKEIAQRHLDALNSHYSDVQNFYKQGIVAELDLLQTDVKLKEAKQSLTKVDNYIKVAKSALSLLINSDVENSEFSLEELSQNIIDKTINIDTLYEKAVKNRPIIKQIESEISALSESKKTIKSDYLPKIYAAGGYTYNNQNDEISPKGGFFGKVGIQMNIDWDYPTKKLKSVNEKLIALNQQRLNTILKVKLEVKEAYEMFQTALLNLEVAKSAVDEANEYNRIIKLKYDNGLASNSDVLDGQALLTTALSNEKNAYYELFIAYFQIEKTIGKNLR; from the coding sequence ATGAAAAAGATACTTTTGATGCTTTTAATCTCGTCCAATATCTTTGCATTAAATATTGACGAAGCCGTGCAAAATGCTCTGCAAAATAACCATATTTTAAAGTTTTACGAGTCTTCAGTAAAAAGCAGCAAATTTGATACTGAATCTTCCAAGTCATTGCAAATGCCCTCTTTTTTCTTGGACTCTTCGTACACGCTACTTGATGAAGAAAAAAAACTTAACGTAGAAATTGCCCCCGGGTTAACGAGCAGTATGACTCAAGTAAAGGGCAACTACTTTGATGCAACTGTAGGTATAAAATATAACATTTACACTGGTGGTGCAGTCAGCTCAAACATTAAAATTAACCGTCACAAAGAGGAAAGTATCAAGCAAAATTATTTCGAGTTTAAAAACGAACTTATTTTTCAAGTAAAAAAGCAATATACCGAAATACTTAAACTCTTAGCACAAAAAGAGATAGCACAAAGACATCTTGATGCCCTAAATAGTCATTATTCGGATGTGCAAAATTTTTATAAACAAGGGATAGTAGCCGAATTGGATTTACTGCAAACTGACGTAAAACTGAAAGAAGCCAAACAGTCTCTTACCAAAGTCGATAATTATATCAAAGTCGCTAAGTCTGCCCTAAGCCTTTTAATAAACAGTGATGTTGAAAATTCTGAATTTTCTCTGGAAGAATTAAGCCAAAATATTATCGACAAAACAATAAACATAGACACTCTTTACGAAAAAGCTGTCAAAAACAGACCTATAATAAAGCAGATTGAATCGGAGATTAGTGCGCTAAGCGAATCTAAAAAAACTATCAAATCAGACTACTTACCAAAAATTTACGCTGCCGGCGGGTATACTTACAACAATCAAAATGATGAAATCTCCCCTAAAGGTGGTTTTTTTGGAAAAGTCGGTATTCAAATGAATATTGACTGGGATTACCCGACAAAAAAACTTAAGTCAGTCAATGAAAAATTAATCGCTCTAAATCAACAGAGGTTAAATACAATATTAAAAGTAAAACTTGAAGTTAAAGAGGCTTACGAAATGTTCCAAACTGCACTTTTAAATCTTGAAGTGGCTAAAAGTGCGGTGGATGAAGCTAATGAATATAACAGAATAATTAAGCTCAAATACGACAACGGGCTTGCTTCCAACTCTGACGTATTGGATGGACAAGCACTGCTCACAACAGCACTTAGTAACGAGAAAAATGCCTATTACGAATTATTTATAGCATACTTTCAAATAGAGAAAACAATCGGAAAAAACTTGAGGTGA
- a CDS encoding TetR/AcrR family transcriptional regulator gives MSQSENTKDKIIKSAIKIFAEKGYWKTKVSDIVADAGFAQGSFYNCFNGKEECFKEILLMLHNETVSQVESILSSLPAEEKLPGFLRFLNRRFRQSQDIAKIFLYEALTCSHELREIYISFKQKNFEILYSILTELKCEYRFEKAFLLNSFIKSMIETLIIENNSSIEDVDKIIDNTLKIVLKEQQ, from the coding sequence ATGAGTCAGTCAGAAAACACAAAAGACAAAATAATAAAATCTGCAATTAAAATATTCGCCGAAAAAGGCTACTGGAAGACCAAAGTATCCGACATTGTGGCCGATGCAGGATTTGCACAGGGCAGTTTCTACAACTGCTTTAACGGTAAAGAAGAATGCTTTAAAGAAATTCTGTTAATGCTTCACAACGAAACTGTCAGCCAAGTAGAAAGCATACTTTCATCACTCCCGGCAGAAGAAAAGCTCCCTGGATTTTTAAGATTTTTAAATAGAAGATTCAGGCAGTCTCAAGATATTGCTAAGATATTTCTTTATGAGGCTTTGACATGCAGTCACGAGCTTAGGGAAATATATATCTCTTTTAAACAGAAAAATTTTGAAATTTTATACTCAATTTTAACGGAGCTGAAATGCGAATACAGATTTGAAAAAGCATTCCTCTTAAATAGCTTTATAAAAAGTATGATTGAAACTTTAATTATAGAAAATAATTCAAGTATTGAAGATGTTGATAAAATTATTGATAATACGTTAAAAATAGTTTTAAAGGAGCAACAATGA
- a CDS encoding DUF1634 domain-containing protein, which translates to MNKKNISLPKIYKRGADASFIIILLGLIELLIFQGANKPNTLNILHLFYQALHFSPYATMYTGLILLISTPIAVLLAILTISIIQKSIKEIALSSIILVIIIIAIIFGIR; encoded by the coding sequence ATGAATAAAAAGAATATATCGCTTCCAAAAATATATAAAAGAGGCGCTGATGCAAGTTTTATCATAATACTTTTAGGCCTAATAGAACTCTTGATTTTTCAAGGGGCAAACAAACCAAACACATTAAATATACTGCACCTTTTCTACCAAGCTCTTCACTTTAGCCCTTATGCAACAATGTATACAGGCTTAATATTGTTAATATCGACACCTATCGCCGTTCTATTAGCCATATTAACCATCAGTATTATTCAGAAATCCATAAAAGAGATTGCACTATCTTCCATAATTTTGGTGATAATTATAATTGCAATCATTTTTGGCATTAGATAG